In Sphingomonas sp., a single window of DNA contains:
- a CDS encoding Crp/Fnr family transcriptional regulator encodes MGASEIDLATRFAQLFACSEAVAAELAAAAILRRCPPSATIVHQGERLARVLVLLEGHVRAAMVTMDGRVLQIAEHHPGDIFGGVDASREQASDCTATMATQIASFATADFYALAERHACVGLVLARAMVRQFGALSQLVSARLTLSANGRVHAELLRLAREQDGRWIRPLPVLSDLALRVQTARETVSRAVSALERRGIVQRHEDGLEIVAPARLEALIV; translated from the coding sequence GTGGGGGCAAGCGAGATCGATCTGGCGACGCGGTTCGCCCAACTCTTCGCGTGCAGCGAAGCGGTCGCGGCCGAGCTGGCCGCGGCGGCGATTTTGCGTCGCTGTCCGCCCAGCGCCACCATCGTCCACCAGGGCGAGCGGCTGGCGCGGGTCCTGGTGCTGCTCGAAGGCCATGTCCGCGCCGCGATGGTGACGATGGACGGCCGGGTGCTCCAGATCGCCGAACATCACCCCGGCGATATCTTCGGCGGCGTCGATGCGAGCCGCGAGCAGGCGAGCGACTGCACCGCCACTATGGCGACGCAGATCGCCAGCTTCGCCACCGCCGACTTCTACGCGCTGGCCGAACGCCACGCCTGTGTCGGCCTTGTCCTGGCACGCGCAATGGTGCGCCAGTTCGGCGCGCTCAGCCAGCTCGTCTCTGCGCGGCTGACGCTTTCCGCCAATGGCCGCGTCCATGCCGAGCTGCTGCGCCTCGCCCGCGAGCAGGACGGCCGCTGGATCCGCCCGCTGCCGGTGCTGTCCGATCTCGCCTTGCGCGTCCAGACCGCGCGCGAGACCGTATCCCGCGCCGTTTCCGCGCTCGAGCGGCGCGGCATCGTCCAGCGGCACGAGGACGGGCTGGAGATCGTCGCCCCCGCCCGGCTCGAAGCGCTTATCGTCTGA
- a CDS encoding tetratricopeptide repeat-containing protein: MTSSVLAITAQARAGALDLAWRMFRDAGYDRVADDPAVLSLRGRLLKDEALLLAGEARRQHAREAAAAYSAAAQLAPAPYPLINAATLALIAGDVAGSRALAADVQDLLQAGVPDETPYWLGATEAEALLLAGDRDAAETALARAIGAAPLAWEDHASTLRQFGVILAELGAPAAWLDAYRPPRSLHFAGHMRLPEDVAALSESIDALLAQERVGFGYGALAAGADLLIAERLIARGAELHVVLPGDVAAFVDRSVRPHGEGWVTRFEAALAEAASVQEMGEASPGAFMPSVRLADLVAMGRAAMHAGLLQSEAVQLLLGPASVDEVGQSAHAGGLWRKAGRRQHLLPLRAPSGPQGADRTAPQVISVLAVDLLGGEGEDFVALDRDVAGRLPALRQALCHTPTLAIRWTSRRLLIAFEGTSQAYAAAVRLSATLGASGPFRQALHIGLATSIDDPVTGAPVLLGGAFDLAERLLGVTTAGATFASEAFAASLAACEADAGRAELVGEMALVGQAPTTVYALKPRFRR, from the coding sequence ATGACGTCGAGTGTGCTAGCGATAACGGCCCAGGCGCGTGCCGGTGCGCTCGATCTCGCCTGGCGGATGTTTCGCGACGCGGGCTATGACCGCGTCGCGGACGATCCCGCCGTGCTCAGCCTGCGCGGCAGGCTCCTCAAGGACGAGGCGCTGCTGCTCGCCGGGGAGGCCCGGCGGCAGCATGCCCGCGAAGCCGCCGCCGCCTATAGTGCGGCGGCGCAGCTGGCGCCGGCGCCCTATCCCCTGATCAACGCGGCAACGCTCGCGCTGATCGCCGGGGACGTGGCGGGCAGCCGGGCGCTCGCCGCCGATGTGCAGGACCTGCTCCAGGCCGGCGTTCCCGACGAAACCCCCTATTGGCTCGGCGCGACCGAGGCCGAGGCGCTGCTGCTGGCGGGCGACCGCGACGCCGCCGAGACCGCGCTCGCCCGCGCGATCGGCGCGGCGCCGCTCGCCTGGGAGGACCATGCCTCGACGCTGCGCCAGTTCGGCGTGATCCTCGCCGAACTGGGCGCACCGGCGGCATGGCTCGATGCCTATCGCCCGCCGCGCAGCCTCCATTTCGCCGGCCATATGCGCCTGCCCGAGGACGTGGCGGCGCTTTCCGAGTCGATCGATGCGCTGCTGGCGCAGGAGCGGGTGGGCTTCGGCTATGGCGCGCTCGCTGCGGGCGCCGACCTGCTGATCGCCGAGCGGCTGATCGCGCGCGGTGCCGAACTCCATGTGGTGCTCCCCGGCGACGTCGCGGCGTTCGTCGATCGCTCGGTGCGCCCGCATGGCGAAGGCTGGGTGACCCGCTTCGAGGCGGCGCTGGCCGAGGCCGCCAGCGTCCAGGAAATGGGCGAGGCGAGCCCGGGGGCGTTCATGCCCTCGGTCCGGCTCGCCGATCTCGTCGCGATGGGGCGCGCGGCGATGCATGCCGGGCTGCTCCAGTCCGAAGCGGTGCAGCTGCTGCTCGGTCCCGCCTCGGTCGACGAGGTCGGGCAGAGCGCGCATGCCGGCGGGCTGTGGCGCAAGGCCGGGCGACGCCAGCACCTGCTGCCGCTGCGCGCGCCCTCGGGGCCGCAGGGCGCCGATCGCACCGCGCCGCAGGTGATCTCGGTGCTCGCGGTCGACCTGCTCGGCGGCGAGGGCGAGGATTTCGTGGCACTCGACCGCGACGTGGCGGGGCGCCTGCCGGCGCTGCGCCAGGCGCTTTGTCACACCCCGACGCTCGCCATCCGCTGGACGTCGCGGCGGTTGCTGATCGCGTTCGAGGGCACCAGCCAGGCCTATGCCGCAGCGGTGCGCCTGTCGGCGACGCTGGGCGCGAGCGGGCCGTTCCGCCAGGCGCTGCATATCGGCCTCGCGACGTCGATCGACGATCCGGTGACCGGCGCGCCGGTGCTGCTGGGCGGCGCCTTCGACCTCGCCGAACGCCTGCTGGGGGTGACCACCGCCGGCGCCACCTTCGCCAGCGAAGCCTTCGCCGCCAGCCTCGCCGCGTGCGAGGCCGATGCCGGGCGGGCCGAACTGGTAGGCGAGATGGCGCTGGTAGGCCAGGCGCCGACGACGGTCTACGCGCTCAAGCCGCGGTTCAGACGATAA
- a CDS encoding nucleotide synthetase: MNGQYPLSILSPSYIKLVKRYQIFASSRGGYPLGDLNFHIEGYEDVDRFGNGKQVTEADDFTKIVRDFVAAPPNITPILVGPTTPPPTPLDIVVREPCCVIFKLIGDFWEYTPNSLYVSTKHEFPDGKYRRAFPLLDDKGRISAVGFFVEYVTNPEDRKTCEGLNLYVDFLQGDMRMPTIIDPDVENQGGHVPPKDPKPQEPDGDE; encoded by the coding sequence ATGAACGGTCAATATCCGCTGTCGATACTTTCACCATCGTACATAAAGCTGGTCAAGCGATATCAGATATTTGCTAGCAGCAGGGGCGGTTATCCGCTGGGCGATTTGAATTTTCATATCGAAGGGTATGAGGATGTCGATCGGTTTGGCAACGGAAAGCAAGTGACCGAGGCGGACGACTTTACCAAGATCGTCCGCGACTTCGTGGCCGCGCCGCCGAACATCACACCTATCCTCGTCGGCCCGACGACACCCCCGCCAACGCCGCTCGATATCGTCGTCCGCGAGCCTTGCTGCGTCATCTTCAAGCTGATCGGCGATTTCTGGGAATATACGCCGAACAGCCTGTATGTCAGCACGAAGCACGAATTCCCGGACGGCAAGTATCGCCGCGCCTTCCCACTGCTCGATGACAAAGGCAGGATTTCCGCCGTCGGATTCTTCGTGGAGTACGTCACCAATCCAGAGGACCGTAAGACGTGCGAAGGGCTAAATCTGTACGTGGACTTTTTGCAAGGAGATATGCGCATGCCGACCATTATCGATCCGGACGTGGAGAACCAGGGTGGCCATGTACCGCCGAAGGACCCGAAGCCGCAGGAGCCCGATGGCGACGAATGA
- a CDS encoding toll/interleukin-1 receptor domain-containing protein: MTTTEIEASARYGAFISYNHADQVTARWLHRALERYRIPAKLVGRAAAFGLVPRRLGRIFRDLDELSAASDLSAEVRAALAESACLIVVCTPAGAASQWVAREIALFRELHPDRPVLAALFAGEPAEALPLPLRRTADGAETEPLAADFREGKDGRRLALLKLVAGAVGVPLDALVQRDAQARVRRVTAVTALAILLLLAMAGLTILAVRARGEAEARRAQAEGLVEFMLTDLRGRLKEVGRLDVLREANARALRYYGEQDLATLPPDVLARRARAIMTMGEDAMEAKEIARARTAFLQANRITHALIEREPNQYDIVFAHAQSEFYLGLLHFKAGELAATEPHFEAYAALAHRLMALSPANSRSAEEVSYAAGNLCALRMEQRQAERAVTLCSEALRANEALAQREPDSEQRWRDVANRQGWLADAQFDARNMNAALDLRRQQVALLERLFARDQGNARNRRMLIWAERALAKLENRNGDDALAVRRMRAAISDLRTMTEEDTENQELATRLKEMEAELVRIEGKRK; the protein is encoded by the coding sequence GTGACAACGACAGAGATCGAGGCGAGCGCGCGGTATGGCGCGTTCATCAGCTACAACCACGCCGATCAGGTAACAGCGCGCTGGCTGCACCGCGCGCTGGAGCGCTATCGCATTCCCGCCAAGCTGGTCGGGCGCGCGGCGGCGTTCGGGTTGGTGCCGCGGCGGCTGGGGCGGATCTTCCGCGATCTCGACGAACTCTCCGCCGCCAGCGACCTGAGCGCCGAGGTGCGCGCCGCGCTGGCCGAGTCCGCCTGCCTGATCGTCGTGTGCACGCCTGCGGGTGCCGCCTCGCAATGGGTGGCGCGCGAGATCGCGCTGTTCCGCGAACTCCATCCCGATCGCCCGGTGCTCGCCGCGCTGTTCGCCGGCGAACCGGCCGAGGCACTGCCGCTGCCGCTGCGGCGCACCGCCGACGGTGCGGAGACCGAGCCGCTCGCCGCCGATTTCCGCGAGGGCAAGGACGGCAGGCGACTGGCACTGCTCAAGCTGGTCGCCGGTGCGGTGGGGGTGCCGCTCGATGCGCTGGTGCAGCGCGACGCGCAGGCGCGGGTGCGGCGCGTGACGGCCGTCACGGCGCTCGCGATTCTTTTGCTGCTAGCCATGGCCGGATTGACGATCCTGGCCGTGCGGGCCCGCGGGGAGGCGGAGGCTCGGCGTGCCCAGGCGGAGGGGCTGGTGGAATTCATGCTGACCGATCTGCGGGGCCGGCTGAAAGAGGTCGGCCGGCTCGACGTGCTTCGGGAAGCCAATGCGCGTGCGCTCCGCTATTATGGCGAGCAGGATCTGGCGACACTGCCCCCCGATGTCCTCGCCCGCCGCGCCCGCGCGATCATGACGATGGGCGAGGATGCGATGGAGGCCAAGGAAATCGCCCGCGCCCGTACCGCCTTCCTCCAGGCCAACCGTATCACCCACGCGCTGATCGAGCGCGAGCCGAACCAGTACGACATCGTGTTCGCGCATGCGCAGAGCGAGTTCTATCTCGGCTTGCTGCATTTCAAGGCAGGCGAACTGGCGGCGACCGAGCCGCATTTCGAAGCCTATGCCGCGTTGGCCCATCGATTGATGGCGCTCTCTCCGGCCAATTCGCGCAGCGCGGAAGAGGTTTCCTATGCCGCCGGCAATTTATGCGCTCTTAGGATGGAGCAGCGTCAAGCGGAGCGCGCAGTGACACTATGTAGCGAAGCGCTACGCGCCAACGAAGCCCTTGCGCAACGCGAACCCGATTCGGAACAGCGCTGGCGAGATGTTGCCAATCGGCAAGGGTGGTTGGCTGATGCGCAGTTTGATGCTCGTAACATGAATGCTGCGTTAGACCTTCGCCGGCAACAGGTTGCACTGCTTGAGCGCCTTTTTGCTCGGGACCAAGGGAACGCGCGCAACCGACGCATGCTGATTTGGGCGGAACGCGCTCTCGCAAAGTTGGAGAACCGCAACGGTGACGACGCCTTGGCCGTGCGTCGTATGCGTGCCGCCATCAGTGACCTCCGTACAATGACGGAGGAAGATACCGAAAATCAAGAACTCGCGACTAGGTTGAAGGAGATGGAGGCCGAACTGGTCCGAATCGAGGGGAAACGTAAATGA
- a CDS encoding M20/M25/M40 family metallo-hydrolase yields the protein MTDSVLAIADAQLDSSIERLAALMRVPSISTDPAYAADCRRAAEQLAAELAELGFDARVADTPGHPMVVAHHDGDGPHVLFYGHYDVQPVDPIELWTRDPFDPWIDTRADGSKTIVGRGASDDKGQLRTFVEACRAWKEAEGRLPCRVTILFEGEEESGSTSLEPFLHAHAEELKADFALICDTLMWDRDTPGITIGLRGMAAGQVTVRGPSRDLHSGLYGGAARNPLQLLAGILGEMKDADGRVTLDGFYDGVPDTDPTVLESWNKLGFDAGEFLGEIGLRVPAGETGKTVLEQVWSRPTAEINGMWGGYTGEGFKTVIPAEAHAKVSFRLVGTQDPDQVWEAFQTHVRSRLPEDCSAEFVTRGPGSFAISLASDSGPLAATQGALDAEWGTSALLGCGGSIPVVNSIRSILGMDSVMVGFALPDDNIHSPNEKYELKSFHKGIRSWVRILGALGEAARVERATVAA from the coding sequence ATGACCGACTCCGTCCTTGCCATCGCCGATGCGCAGCTCGATTCCAGCATCGAGCGCCTCGCCGCACTGATGCGCGTGCCCTCCATCTCCACCGATCCGGCCTATGCCGCCGACTGCCGCCGCGCCGCCGAACAGCTCGCCGCCGAACTGGCGGAGCTCGGCTTCGACGCGCGCGTCGCCGATACGCCGGGGCACCCGATGGTGGTCGCGCACCATGACGGCGACGGGCCGCATGTGCTGTTCTACGGGCACTACGACGTCCAGCCGGTCGACCCGATCGAGCTGTGGACGCGCGACCCGTTCGACCCGTGGATCGACACCCGCGCGGACGGATCGAAGACGATCGTCGGCCGCGGCGCCTCGGACGACAAGGGCCAGCTGCGCACCTTCGTCGAGGCGTGCCGCGCCTGGAAGGAAGCCGAGGGCCGCCTGCCCTGCCGCGTCACCATCCTGTTCGAGGGCGAGGAAGAATCGGGCTCGACCAGCCTCGAGCCCTTCCTCCACGCCCATGCCGAGGAGCTGAAGGCCGATTTCGCGCTGATCTGCGACACGCTGATGTGGGATCGCGACACCCCCGGCATCACCATCGGCCTGCGCGGCATGGCCGCCGGCCAGGTGACGGTGCGCGGGCCCTCGCGCGACCTCCACTCGGGGCTGTACGGCGGCGCGGCGCGCAACCCGCTCCAGCTGCTCGCGGGCATCCTAGGTGAGATGAAGGATGCCGATGGGCGGGTAACGCTCGACGGCTTCTATGACGGCGTGCCGGACACCGACCCGACCGTGCTGGAGAGCTGGAACAAGCTCGGCTTCGATGCGGGCGAATTTCTCGGCGAGATCGGCCTGCGCGTACCGGCGGGCGAGACCGGTAAGACCGTGCTCGAACAGGTTTGGTCGCGCCCGACCGCCGAGATCAACGGCATGTGGGGCGGCTATACCGGCGAAGGCTTCAAGACGGTGATCCCCGCCGAAGCGCACGCCAAGGTGAGCTTCCGGCTGGTCGGCACCCAGGATCCGGACCAGGTGTGGGAAGCGTTCCAGACCCATGTCCGCAGCCGCCTGCCCGAGGATTGCTCGGCCGAGTTCGTCACCCGCGGCCCCGGCAGCTTCGCGATCAGCCTGGCGAGCGACAGCGGTCCGCTGGCTGCGACACAGGGCGCGCTGGATGCCGAATGGGGCACGTCGGCGCTGCTCGGCTGCGGCGGCTCGATCCCGGTGGTCAATTCGATCCGCTCTATCCTGGGAATGGACAGCGTGATGGTCGGCTTCGCGCTGCCCGACGACAATATCCACTCGCCCAACGAGAAGTATGAGCTGAAGAGCTTCCACAAGGGCATCCGCTCCTGGGTGCGCATCCTCGGAGCGCTGGGCGAGGCGGCCCGAGTCGAACGCGCGACGGTCGCCGCCTGA
- the pdeM gene encoding ligase-associated DNA damage response endonuclease PdeM produces MVPLSFAGHDFRALPEGALYWPARRALLVADLHFEKASWFALGGQMLPPYDTLATLSALTALVERVAPIELWCLGDSFHDVEGCDRLPGQARAMLTALTGGLAWHWITGNHDSVLVDHCGGVVHEEADVDGLVLRHEAEAGEPRPELSGHFHPKLRLTLRGRHVARRCFVATGTKLILPAFGALTGGLDAGHPEIVRAVGPGAEALIATERKLLRFPLAA; encoded by the coding sequence ATGGTTCCCCTTTCGTTCGCCGGTCATGACTTTCGTGCGCTGCCCGAGGGCGCGCTCTATTGGCCGGCGCGGCGGGCGCTGCTCGTCGCCGACCTGCATTTCGAAAAGGCGAGCTGGTTCGCGCTCGGCGGCCAGATGCTGCCGCCCTATGACACGCTGGCCACCCTCTCCGCGCTGACCGCGCTGGTCGAGCGGGTCGCGCCGATCGAATTGTGGTGCCTGGGCGACAGTTTCCACGACGTCGAAGGCTGCGACCGTCTGCCTGGGCAAGCCCGCGCGATGCTGACCGCGCTGACCGGTGGGCTGGCCTGGCACTGGATCACCGGCAACCACGATTCGGTGCTGGTCGATCATTGCGGCGGCGTGGTGCACGAGGAGGCCGACGTGGACGGACTGGTGCTTCGCCACGAAGCCGAGGCCGGCGAGCCGCGGCCGGAGCTGTCGGGCCATTTCCACCCCAAGCTGCGCCTCACGCTACGGGGGCGGCACGTCGCCCGCCGCTGCTTCGTCGCGACCGGCACCAAGCTGATCCTGCCGGCCTTCGGCGCGCTCACCGGCGGGCTGGATGCGGGGCATCCTGAAATCGTACGTGCCGTGGGTCCGGGCGCGGAGGCGCTGATCGCCACCGAACGCAAGCTGCTGCGCTTTCCGCTGGCGGCGTAA
- a CDS encoding NAD(P)/FAD-dependent oxidoreductase, producing MHDVIVIGGSFAGHAAALQLARARQDVLLVDAGAPRNRYADAAHGFLGQDGRAPFAILREAACQLLAYPTAEMVQGEAVRAKRIAGGFEVRLASGIDRCAKRLILATGVTDTLPDIPGMAERWGASVLHCPYCHGYEVRDRPLGIIAAHPMSAHQAALIPDWGPATFFTQGLFEPDAEPAALLARRGVTIERTPVVALLGDPPRLSGVRLADGRILPVEAVFTAPQTRPTSPIARELGCAMEDGPSGPFVRVDTWGATNAEGVYAAGDAAGPMHNATLAAASGVLAGIGAHQSLVRA from the coding sequence ATGCACGACGTTATCGTTATCGGGGGCAGCTTCGCAGGCCATGCTGCCGCCTTGCAACTGGCGCGCGCGCGGCAGGATGTGCTGCTGGTGGATGCGGGGGCACCGCGCAATCGCTACGCCGATGCAGCGCACGGCTTCCTGGGCCAGGACGGCCGCGCGCCGTTTGCGATCCTCCGGGAAGCGGCGTGCCAGCTGCTTGCCTATCCGACCGCCGAGATGGTCCAGGGCGAGGCGGTCCGCGCCAAGCGGATAGCGGGGGGCTTCGAGGTGCGCCTGGCAAGCGGTATCGATCGATGTGCCAAGCGCCTCATCCTGGCCACCGGGGTGACGGACACGCTGCCCGATATCCCCGGCATGGCTGAGCGCTGGGGTGCATCCGTGCTCCATTGCCCCTATTGTCACGGCTATGAAGTTCGCGATCGCCCGCTGGGCATCATCGCTGCGCATCCGATGTCCGCCCATCAAGCGGCATTGATCCCGGACTGGGGACCCGCCACCTTCTTCACGCAAGGCTTGTTCGAGCCGGATGCCGAGCCGGCAGCGCTGCTCGCCCGCCGCGGCGTCACGATCGAGCGGACTCCCGTCGTGGCATTGCTCGGGGACCCACCCCGCCTGTCGGGCGTACGGCTTGCAGACGGGCGCATCCTCCCGGTGGAGGCGGTGTTCACGGCGCCCCAGACCCGCCCGACCAGCCCGATCGCGCGCGAGCTCGGTTGCGCGATGGAGGATGGGCCGAGCGGCCCCTTTGTGAGGGTCGATACCTGGGGGGCGACCAATGCGGAGGGAGTCTATGCCGCGGGGGATGCGGCCGGTCCGATGCACAATGCCACGCTCGCCGCGGCGTCGGGCGTGCTTGCCGGGATCGGCGCGCATCAATCCCTGGTGCGGGCCTAA
- a CDS encoding Rrf2 family transcriptional regulator: MQLDARLSRMLHLLIHLDRADGPMTSEAAAEMLGTNPVVVRRTLAGLRDAGIVRSTKGHAGGWTLSKSLDDLRMLDVYKALGEPRIFAIGLADAAPECLVEQAVNASMSEALRRAELLLVEQLSTITLGDIAADFDRRLSVHLEGRANGS; encoded by the coding sequence ATGCAGTTGGACGCCAGATTGTCGCGCATGCTCCATCTGCTGATTCACCTGGATCGTGCGGACGGACCCATGACGTCGGAGGCCGCAGCGGAAATGCTCGGGACCAATCCGGTGGTGGTGCGCCGGACGCTCGCGGGGTTGCGAGACGCGGGCATCGTCCGCTCGACCAAGGGGCATGCAGGCGGCTGGACGCTTTCCAAATCGCTGGACGACCTCCGCATGCTCGACGTCTACAAAGCGCTCGGCGAACCCCGGATTTTCGCGATCGGGCTTGCAGACGCGGCGCCCGAATGCCTGGTGGAGCAGGCGGTCAACGCCTCGATGTCCGAGGCGCTGCGCCGCGCGGAGCTGCTGCTGGTAGAGCAGCTCTCGACCATCACGCTCGGGGACATCGCCGCCGATTTCGACCGGCGCCTGTCCGTTCATCTGGAAGGCCGCGCCAACGGATCCTAG
- a CDS encoding head GIN domain-containing protein, whose translation MRPLLVLALLPFATACHASWSDTKGTKVEASGTGTSRSFAATGFSGVALKSSDDVDVRSGSAFLITAEGDAAVLDQLDIRLDGKTLNVGRRKRAGMMWEKGDGAKIHIVMPQLREATVTGSGTMKVDRVEGKFEGAVAGSGDLDIAAVAAREASLSIAGSGNIALAGRAEKIDLSLAGSGDLEGRQFTAGSADISIAGAGSVRANVTGKASVSILGSGDVELGGGAKCEVSKVGSGEVKCS comes from the coding sequence ATGCGTCCGTTGCTCGTACTCGCTCTGTTGCCCTTTGCCACCGCTTGCCACGCCAGCTGGAGCGACACCAAGGGAACCAAAGTCGAGGCCAGCGGCACCGGCACCAGCCGCAGCTTTGCCGCAACGGGGTTTAGCGGCGTCGCGCTGAAGAGCTCGGACGACGTCGATGTGCGGAGCGGCTCGGCTTTCTTGATAACGGCGGAAGGCGATGCGGCGGTGCTGGACCAGCTCGACATCCGCCTCGACGGCAAGACCCTCAATGTCGGCCGCAGGAAGCGCGCCGGCATGATGTGGGAGAAGGGCGATGGCGCGAAAATCCACATCGTGATGCCGCAGCTGCGCGAGGCCACGGTGACAGGTTCGGGCACGATGAAGGTCGATCGCGTGGAGGGCAAGTTCGAAGGCGCGGTCGCCGGGTCGGGCGATCTCGACATCGCCGCGGTCGCCGCCCGTGAAGCTTCGCTGTCGATTGCCGGCTCGGGCAACATCGCGCTGGCGGGGCGCGCGGAAAAGATCGACCTTTCGCTCGCGGGTTCGGGCGATCTGGAGGGGCGGCAATTTACCGCGGGCAGTGCCGACATCTCGATCGCCGGCGCCGGTAGCGTCCGTGCAAACGTGACGGGCAAGGCATCGGTCTCGATCCTCGGCTCGGGCGATGTCGAACTCGGCGGCGGCGCCAAGTGCGAGGTGAGCAAGGTCGGCTCGGGCGAGGTGAAGTGCTCGTAA
- a CDS encoding CarD family transcriptional regulator, with amino-acid sequence MAAKALSFDVGDYVVYPKHGVGRVIELQKQEIAGMQLELYVLRFEKEKMTLRVPTNKAESVGMRKLSSDKTLREALDTLKGKPKVKRTMWSRRAQEYEAKINSGDLVSIAEVVRDLFRADDQPEQSYSERQIFEGAASRLARELAAMEEIDEPAALEKILDILRKAAAIHNKDKVPA; translated from the coding sequence ATGGCTGCCAAGGCGCTGTCCTTCGATGTCGGCGATTATGTCGTTTACCCCAAGCACGGCGTGGGCCGTGTGATCGAGCTGCAAAAGCAGGAAATTGCTGGCATGCAGCTCGAGCTTTACGTCCTGCGTTTCGAAAAAGAGAAGATGACGCTCCGCGTGCCGACCAACAAGGCCGAGAGCGTGGGCATGCGCAAGCTTTCCAGCGACAAGACGCTTCGCGAAGCGCTCGATACGCTGAAGGGCAAGCCCAAGGTCAAGCGCACCATGTGGTCGCGCCGCGCCCAGGAATATGAAGCCAAGATCAATTCGGGCGACCTCGTGTCGATCGCCGAAGTGGTCCGCGACCTGTTCCGTGCCGACGACCAGCCCGAGCAGAGCTATTCCGAGCGCCAGATCTTCGAAGGCGCGGCCAGCCGCCTCGCCCGCGAACTGGCGGCGATGGAAGAGATTGACGAACCGGCGGCGCTGGAAAAGATCCTGGACATCCTGCGCAAGGCCGCAGCGATCCACAACAAGGACAAGGTTCCCGCCTGA
- the fdxA gene encoding ferredoxin FdxA, with translation MTYVVTDACIRCKYMDCVEVCPVDCFYEGENMLVINPSECIDCGVCEPECPAEAILPDTENGLEKWLELNRTYSEQWPNITTKGEAPADADAMKGETEKFDKYFSPNPGSGD, from the coding sequence ATGACCTATGTCGTCACCGACGCGTGCATCCGGTGCAAGTACATGGACTGTGTCGAGGTCTGTCCGGTGGACTGTTTCTATGAGGGCGAGAACATGCTCGTCATCAATCCTAGCGAATGCATCGATTGCGGCGTGTGCGAGCCGGAATGCCCGGCCGAGGCGATCCTGCCCGACACCGAGAATGGCCTGGAAAAGTGGCTGGAGCTCAACCGCACCTATTCGGAGCAGTGGCCCAACATCACCACCAAGGGTGAGGCGCCTGCCGATGCCGATGCGATGAAGGGCGAGACCGAAAAGTTCGACAAATATTTCTCGCCGAACCCCGGCTCGGGCGATTGA
- a CDS encoding S4 domain-containing protein: MAEPSGHGPAMRLDRFLWYVRIVKTRSAAQALCEKGLLRIDGRRVERSAASVRVGSIIAFPIMGKVRVLRVAVLPIRRGPPGEARLCYEDLVTDRDVQLPGHD; encoded by the coding sequence ATGGCTGAGCCTTCGGGGCATGGCCCGGCGATGCGGCTGGATCGATTTCTCTGGTATGTGCGGATCGTGAAGACGCGCAGTGCCGCGCAGGCGCTTTGCGAGAAGGGGCTGCTGCGGATCGACGGCCGCCGGGTGGAACGCTCCGCCGCCTCGGTGCGGGTGGGATCGATTATCGCCTTTCCGATCATGGGCAAGGTACGGGTATTGCGCGTCGCGGTGCTGCCGATACGCCGCGGGCCGCCGGGCGAGGCACGGCTGTGCTATGAGGATCTCGTCACCGATCGGGACGTTCAGCTCCCGGGCCATGATTGA